The window ATGCTCGCCAATTTCGGAATCATTGTTCGCTGCTATCGTACCCACCTGCTTTATCTCTTTGTCGCCACTTACTGGAATACTCATTTTACGGAGTTCTTCGATAACGGCTGACACTGCAGTATCAATTCCCCGTTTTATACCAACAGGATTTGCACCGGCCACACTGCATTTCAAGCCTTCTTTATAAATAGCTTCTGCTAATATTGTAGCGGTTGTTGTACCGTCACCAGAAGTGTCGTTTGTCCTGGATGCAACTTCTATTATCATTTTTGCCCCGATATCCTCGTAGGCATCCTCAAATTCAATTTCCTTCGCAACCGTAACACCATCTTTTGTTATCGTTGGAGAACCAAAACTTTTCTCAATAACAACATTTCTTCCCCTGGGCCCCATTGTGACCCTGACGGCATCAGACAGCTTACTGATTCCTACCTTTATGGCCTCTCCGGCTTTTTGACCATACACAACCTTCTTGGCAGCCATTCTATTCCTCCTGTACCGTAGAAATTTATAATTACTTCAATCACACTAGACTCTTTTAATCGATGATGGCAAGAATGTCATCTTCACTCATTAAAAGATATTCATCATCGTCAATCATTATCTCAGTACCAGCGTAAGAAGAGAAGACTACGGTGTCCCCTTTTTTGACCTGAAACTTTGACCTGCTTCCATTGTCCAGAAGCTTTCCATCTCCTAACGCAATAACTGTTCCTTGTTTCGGTTTCTCTTTAGCCGAATCAGGCAGAACGATCCCACCCGCAGTCTTTTCTACGGATTCAAGTCTCTTAATTAATATCTTTTCTCCAATTGGTTTTGTCTTCATTGCTCCGATTTGCCACCCTTTCCATAAAAAAATTTTTCCATAAAACTACTTCCAGTAATACTTCTCCAAAGACCGTTCAACTGCATACTTTATCGTCTCCTTGTTGATAGGTTTTGAAATCAGTGTGTATGCATTTGCTTCAATCGCACCCATCTTCAACTCCTTTGAAGTATCCGCAGAGACAAAGATACAAGGCATTATAGACTTCTTCTCTTCTTTGATAAACTCAAAGGTATCAAAACCACTGAAATCGGGGAGATGTATGTCTAAGATTAAGAGGTGAAGATATTTCTGCTTTGCGATTTCAACCGCTTCTCTGCCACAGCTTGCCAGATAAGTAGTATAGCCTTCGGGTTCAAAAATATCTTTCAGGCTATACCGGCAGTTTTCATCATCATCGGTTATCAGAATGCTGAAATCTTCTTTAAAATGTCTTAACAAAGTCATCATAATAAAAAAAAGCAAATAGTCCTGCTTCTCAAAATCACAGGTGTTTGTTAAAAGTATTTCCCTGGAAATCCAGTTTTATGAAAAATAAAAAAATAGATAAATGAGAGATATTATAAGTTAGCAATATTTGTGCCAACACGATATTATTTAAAAATCTCCATACTACTCACTTCTGTAAGCAGTTGTAATAATGAACCTTATGTGCAGGCTGAAAATTGTTAACCTTCTGCCGCTCTGGCGTACTTCTTTATAACGGATTTTTTCTCCTGTCATAATGGCATTGAAAAATTCATCAATTTCTGGTAAAACGTGTAATCGGGCAAATCAGAATGGTTTTGTTGCAAAAAAAAAGAGATAACAAACGCTATGCTTCAATGGGCAGTTCTGTCGCGCAGCGTATTTTCATCTCGAACTGTAGTGTCCGGTTTGGTTTTTGCGTATTGAATTTATTGTTCAAAAGATGTCATTCCCGCATGTTTTTAGCGGGAATTCAGGATGAATGAGACTCTCTGGATACCCGATAAAAACACTCGGGTATGACAAAAGCCGTACGTGCAAATTCCTAACCGGACAATACTAACCTCGAACATGAATTATGAAAGAAAATTATATTACTCCTGATAATGACGGCACTATCGAAAACCACAAGGCTGGTATCCTGAGAAGGCTGAGTTCAATTTTAACATTGATCAAATTTTCTCATACCATATTTTCACTTCCGTTTGCTGTCATGAGCGCATTTCTCGCTGCCAATGGATTACCTACACTCCGCCAATTTCTCTTAATCATTTTTGCATTGATCATGGCTCGCAGTTGTGCAATGACCTTTAACAGACTGGTGGACGCAAAATACGATATTCATAATCCGAGAACGGCTTATCGTATTCACCTGCAGAAATTTGTCGGAAAAACAACTCTCTGGATCTTCACCATCATATGTACACTGCTCTTTGTGGCCTGCGCTGCCGGATTAAATAAGCTTTCGTTACTCGTATCGCCAATAGCCCTCATCATTATCTTCGGGTATTCATATACAAAAAGATTCACAAACCTGTCGCACTTTGTATTAGGGTTAGGGCTAGCGTTTTCTCCAATAGGAGCCTGGGTTGGCATAAGGGGTAGATTTGAGGTCGCCCCGTTTGTTCTGGCGCTTGGTGTTCTTTTGTGGACTGCAGGTTTCGATATTATCTACGCATGCCAGGATGTCCAGCACGACATAAAAACCAATCTGCACTCCGTCCCCCAGAGACTGGGGATAAAATCCTCTCTGAAGCTGGCTCGTCTGCTTCACACTCTTATGTTGCTTGTTCTTTTCTCTTTTGTTTTCTTCACCGAGTTAGGCATTATTTATACTGTTGCCGTCTGCTTTGTAGGAATTATGATCTTTTATGAACATTCGCTCATCAAACCCCACGATTTATCAAAAATCAATCTGGCGTTTTTTACCGTCAATGGATCGATAAGTATATTTTTGATGGTTATCACCATCATCGACATCTATATTTTTAATTCCGGCTCCCATTGAAGAGTCTGTCATCCATACCCATTGCAGAAATACAATTCATTTTCTTCCGAATATCCAGAAAATGAGGGTAAGAATTATACTGATTACAATGCACGTCATTACCGGGAAATAAAACGCGAACTCTTTCTTCTTTATGACTATATCGCCAGGCAGCCTCCCGGGGAAAGGGATATTGTTTTTGAAAATCAACACAATACCGGTAATTACCAGTAAAATACCGAGAAAGAGAATCACCTTCCCCAGTTCAGGAATAATCATATTATCTCAGATCACAAATTGTGTAAGCTTTTTTTTTGATCTGCTTTTTCCTCTTTCTTTTTCCTCTCTCCGCTATACGCTTTAAAAGATCCGGGAGATCTGATATCATTAGTAAGAAACTTCTCGCCAAAATATAGCTTCTTTGCCAGCGGATCGTTAATGAGTTTTGCCGTATCTCCGCTTGTTACAATTGAGCCCTCACTGATTATATAGGAATGATCTGTAATACTCAGGGCCTCTCTCACATTATGGTCTGTTAACAGGATACCGATCCCTTTATCTTTCAGAATCAGAACTATTTCCTGAATTTCAGCAACAGCAATTGGATCAATGAACGAAAATGGTTCGTCCAGAAGTATTAATGAAGGCGATGTCGACATTGCTCTGGCTATTTCAAGGCGCCTTCTTTCTCCTCCTGAGAGAGTATTTGCGCTCTTTTTTGACAGATGTGTCAATCCCAATTCGCCCAACAGCTGATTCAGTTTTCTTTTCCTGCCACGATAATCAAATTTGAGTGTTTCCAGTATAGCCAGGATGTTCTCCTCAACTGTTAAACGCTGAAAAACAGAGGGTTCCTGAGAAAGAAAACCCATTCCCAGCCTTGCCCGCATATAGATAGGGAGGTGCGTAATTTCTTCTCCGCCAAAAAAAACCTTACCATAGCTTGGCCTGATCATACCAATTACCATCGAAAAAGCCGTACTCTTCCCTGCACCATTCTGGCCCAGAAGACCGGCTATCTGGCCCGCATGAACTTCAAAACTCACGTGATTCACAACGTTTTTTTTACCGTACGTCTTTACTAATTCTATTGCCTGCAGTAGTTTCATGGTTGCCCGCAATTTACTTCACAAAATTAATAGTACGCAAAGGCCAGAAAACAATAAAGGCCTTTCCTACCAGACTATCTTCGGGAACAAGCTTCCAAAACCTGCTGTCGTTACTGTTTCTGCTGTTATCACCAAGCACAAAGTATTCTTTTTCTCCCAATATCACGGGCTTTTCTGTCCCCCATTGTCCAGAGTCCGCGTAAAAAATATCACGGAAAACAGAAATATTCCTGAAAACAGATTCCGTATCGATTCCGCCTATCATCAATCTGCTGCTGAATGTATGACGATCAACGGATGAGAGATCAACATCAAAGTTATGAGAAAAGACAACAGTGCCATCTAATTTCAGGGTAAGGCTCTTGTCTACATTTGAAAATTCGATCCTGTATTTCCTGTCCTGTTCCAGGAAAATATCAGCATTTTCTATCAGGTTCATATCTGATCCTTTAAGATATGATTTCCGTTTTTCATTTTTTGATCGTATAAAAGTCTCATAAAGGTTATCACCGGATTCCAGTTTTATGGAGATTCCTCCTGTGTCACGCATGGCGACGCAATCAAACTTTACCAATATGTCTCCAACTATGGCATTAGAAGTTCTCCCATTGTAAACATTGGAATCGGTAATCTTTCTGGAAAACGTTGCAAAGGAAGACTTGTTTTCATCTCGATGTACCGTTAAATGCAACTCACCATTATTCTGATTCCAGAAGCTCTCTTCCATGTTCCAGGCTGTGGAGATTTCCTGTTTTGCCTGGTAATTACTGTCAAACACCGGTACCCAGAGTTTCTCTTGTACCTTTTCAGGTTTTCTCTGTATCTTGCCGTTAATGTAAATATCACCATTGACAATTTGAAGCTTTTCTCCCGGTAAACCGATCATCCGTTTAATGTAATTTTTTCTCACTACCTGGGTATTTGTTGAATTGCACTGTTCGCAGACAACCTTTTCCTCGACATCACAACTTTTACAGGTTACCCTGTGAAACTGTTCCAACCCCAGGTAGCCTTTAAAAGTGTTAAATTTGGCATCAATGAAATTCTCCTTTTTCAGACTCGCATTGGAGCACTTTCCGCAGATCATCGATTGCTGTGAAAAAAACCCGCACGATCTGCAGGCAACATCAATATAGGGATAGATAAAAACGGTGACATCCCATCTATCGGGTTTGCCAAAATCGTAAATAAACTTATTGACCAGGATCCTGTTGCCACCGCTCTTGCGATAATCAGACAATCGTATGCTGTAAAAACAGTTTGAACATTTCACATAACTGCTGTTGTGGTCGCAGTCAAATTTCCATGAACAGTTCGGGCATTTCACAACCTTGTGCAGACCCAATAATGTCGGCGCCATTGAGCCAGTAGGAATTTTAAAGGCTTCCACTATAAATATTCTCAAAATAAAAGCGAGAAAGATTGCAATCAGAATAGATTCAAAATTTTCCCGGACAAACCCCTTGCTCTTCTTCTCTTTTTTCTTTTCGTTGTTTACACCCATATCAGGTTTTACCTTCGACAAATTATGTATTTTGAAAAATCTCTCTCAATCCTGTAAAAACTTTCTATCGTGACACATAGTTTATTGGCTATTCAAGTTTCCGGGAAATACCCGGTTGTTTTTCCCTGAGTCCGGAGATATATCATTTTGCGGGTACGGGTACACTCAGATTTATCCTTCAGCAGCCAGAACAGAGAGAAATGCTTTTTGTGGAATTTCAACATTACCAACATTTTTCATTCTTTTTTTCCCCTCTTTCTGCTTTTCAAGAAGTTTACGCTTTCGTGTAATATCTCCGCCATAGCACTTTGCGGTAACATTTTTGGACATTGCACGGATAGTTTCTCTTGCGATTACCCTGCTTCCAATTGCAGCCTGTATGGGAACTTCAAACATATGTCGGGGGATATCTTCCTTCAACTTCTTGACTAAATTCCTCCCCTTTGAATCTGCCTTTTTCCTGTGCACAATGCATGAAAGCGCATCAACCCTGGTCCCGGCAACCATGATATCCAATTTCACAAGATCTTCCGGTACATAGCCCTTGAACTCATAGTCCAATGTTCCAAATCCCCTTGTAAACGACTTTAATTTGTCAAAAAAGTCAAAAATAATTTCACCCAGGGGCATTTCATACGTAAGAATGGCCCTCTTTTCACTGAGATATTCTGTACTCTTATATTTTGACCTTCTCTCGCTGGCGAGCGTCATAATCGAACCAATATACTCTACCGGCAGGATAATTTTTGCTTCTACCATTGGTTCCCTGAATTCATCTATCGTACTAACAGGGGGTAATTTCTCCGGGTTGTCAACCATCACTTTTGTGCCGTCATGAGTCACTATCTCATAGGTTACCGTTGGAGCCGTCTGAACCAGACTGATATTGCTTTCCCTTTCAAGCCTCTCCTGAACAATCTCCATGTGGAGGAGTCCAAGGAACCCGCATCTGAAGCCAAATCCCAATGCCTGAGATGTCTCCGGTACAAAGGTAAATGATGAATCATTAAGCCACAGTTTTTCGATTGCATCTCTTAAAGGCATGAAATCGGTGTTGCTGGATGGATATAACCCGCAATACACCATGGGAAGAGGTTTGCGATAGCCGGGCAAGGCAACGTCTGTACCCTGTTTTTCAGAGGTAACCGTGTCGCCTATATGGACATCATGGATAGACTTTATGCTGGCGATACAGTACCCGACACATCCCGTAGTTAATTCACTCTTCGGAGACATTTCCGGTTTGAATATTCCTAACTCACTCACCAGAAATGATCTTTTCGTTTTCATCATGAGAATAGTATCACCTACCTTGATTGAACCGTCAACTATACGGAGATAGATAATCACACCACGATAATCATCATAAACAGAATCAAAGATAAGTGCACGCAACGGAGCCTTTGTTTTGCCTTTTGGCGGTGGTATACGGCTGATTATGGCATCGAAGACATCATCTATTCCATAGCCGGTTTTAGAACTTACCTTGAGCATTTCTTCGTCCTCAATGCCCAGGATCGAAACCACTTCCCTGCCAACCTCCTGGGGTCTTGAAGATTTAAGATCAACCTTGCTGAGCACAGGTATGATCTCAAGATCATTATCCATTGCCAGATACACATTTGTCAGGGTCTGCGCCTCAATCCCCTGCGATGCATCTACCAGCAGTAAACATCCCTCACATGCGCTGAGACTTCTGGACACTTCATAGCTGAAATCCACATGACCGGGTGTATCGATCAGGTTTAACGTGTAAACGGTGCCGTTTTTGTTGTAATCCAGGGAAACGGCGCTGGCCTTTATGGTAATACCCCGCTCCCTTTCGAGATCCATACTATCCAGCATCTGATCACGGAGTTTCCTTGAATTCACGGCATGTGCCTTTTCCAGGAGTCGGTCTGCCAGGGTGGACTTTCCATGATCGATGTGAGCTATTATACTGAAATTGCGTATTAAATTAACATCCAAATGCTGCTCCTATGTGATTTCAGATCCTGAAAAGATCCGAAATCCTGCTTCTGCCCGCCCAGACGCGATCCGGCACATACTGGCCTGAGGGATGGCTGAAAGGAGCGGGCAAAACAAAAAACATTCATAAATTAAAACCCTCTGCAGTGCAACACGGTAGCAAAACAGAGGGTTTCAGATATGCCCGGTAAAAGTGTTTTCTTTTACTTCACAAATTTTCTCACATGTGCGGCCATAGCCTTGATTTCTTCTTCTGAAAGCATATCCCCGAATGGGATGTAATTAGGGTTTTCTTCTTTTCCATTCGTGATTGAATGGAAAAACTCATCGTCCGAACGCGAGGCCTGCCATTCAGCATTAGTGAAGTCTTGGACTCCGAAATCAATACCCTGACTGGTGCCCTTGCCATCCGCACCGTGACACATCTCACACTTTTCAGCGTATATAGTATCAGTATCTATGGCGAATGCATGGGTACTGAGAAGGCAGATAGAAAACCCTGTAAACAAAATTAAAGCAATCATTTTAAGTCTGAACATCTTTAACAACTCCTTTCATAATATAAGTTACAAAAAAACAAAATTGATACAACATGTATGCAGAAAAACAATAAATCTATCCTGCAAGTTCCATCAATTTCTCACTAAAAAGTCTCAAAGCCAGAGCCCTGTGACTTACGCGATTTTTGACCTCAGGTTTTAATTCCGCAAAGGTCTGCCTGTATTCCGGCACAAAAAATATGGGATCATATCCAAAACCCTGTATCCCACGAGGTGCGGAGGCTATAAGCCCCTCACACTCCGCTTCAACAACCAATAATAGTTCCTCAGGATCTGCCAGAGCTATGGAACAGCGAAACCGTGCCGTCCTTCTTTCAAAGGCCACTCCTTTCATCTCTTCGAGCAGCCGGTAACATTTCTCTTCATAACCGGTATCTTTGCCGCAATAACGGGACGACAGAACTCCGGGCCGCCTGTCTAATGCATCGACCTCCAGGCCTGAATCGTCTGCCATTACCCACATGTTGCAGAAACCTGCAAG is drawn from Candidatus Scalindua sp. and contains these coding sequences:
- a CDS encoding S26 family signal peptidase, whose amino-acid sequence is MGVNNEKKKEKKSKGFVRENFESILIAIFLAFILRIFIVEAFKIPTGSMAPTLLGLHKVVKCPNCSWKFDCDHNSSYVKCSNCFYSIRLSDYRKSGGNRILVNKFIYDFGKPDRWDVTVFIYPYIDVACRSCGFFSQQSMICGKCSNASLKKENFIDAKFNTFKGYLGLEQFHRVTCKSCDVEEKVVCEQCNSTNTQVVRKNYIKRMIGLPGEKLQIVNGDIYINGKIQRKPEKVQEKLWVPVFDSNYQAKQEISTAWNMEESFWNQNNGELHLTVHRDENKSSFATFSRKITDSNVYNGRTSNAIVGDILVKFDCVAMRDTGGISIKLESGDNLYETFIRSKNEKRKSYLKGSDMNLIENADIFLEQDRKYRIEFSNVDKSLTLKLDGTVVFSHNFDVDLSSVDRHTFSSRLMIGGIDTESVFRNISVFRDIFYADSGQWGTEKPVILGEKEYFVLGDNSRNSNDSRFWKLVPEDSLVGKAFIVFWPLRTINFVK
- the ubiA gene encoding putative 4-hydroxybenzoate polyprenyltransferase, whose translation is MKENYITPDNDGTIENHKAGILRRLSSILTLIKFSHTIFSLPFAVMSAFLAANGLPTLRQFLLIIFALIMARSCAMTFNRLVDAKYDIHNPRTAYRIHLQKFVGKTTLWIFTIICTLLFVACAAGLNKLSLLVSPIALIIIFGYSYTKRFTNLSHFVLGLGLAFSPIGAWVGIRGRFEVAPFVLALGVLLWTAGFDIIYACQDVQHDIKTNLHSVPQRLGIKSSLKLARLLHTLMLLVLFSFVFFTELGIIYTVAVCFVGIMIFYEHSLIKPHDLSKINLAFFTVNGSISIFLMVITIIDIYIFNSGSH
- a CDS encoding cytochrome c, with translation MFRLKMIALILFTGFSICLLSTHAFAIDTDTIYAEKCEMCHGADGKGTSQGIDFGVQDFTNAEWQASRSDDEFFHSITNGKEENPNYIPFGDMLSEEEIKAMAAHVRKFVK
- a CDS encoding response regulator produces the protein MLFFIMMTLLRHFKEDFSILITDDDENCRYSLKDIFEPEGYTTYLASCGREAVEIAKQKYLHLLILDIHLPDFSGFDTFEFIKEEKKSIMPCIFVSADTSKELKMGAIEANAYTLISKPINKETIKYAVERSLEKYYWK
- the lepA gene encoding translation elongation factor 4, whose product is MDVNLIRNFSIIAHIDHGKSTLADRLLEKAHAVNSRKLRDQMLDSMDLERERGITIKASAVSLDYNKNGTVYTLNLIDTPGHVDFSYEVSRSLSACEGCLLLVDASQGIEAQTLTNVYLAMDNDLEIIPVLSKVDLKSSRPQEVGREVVSILGIEDEEMLKVSSKTGYGIDDVFDAIISRIPPPKGKTKAPLRALIFDSVYDDYRGVIIYLRIVDGSIKVGDTILMMKTKRSFLVSELGIFKPEMSPKSELTTGCVGYCIASIKSIHDVHIGDTVTSEKQGTDVALPGYRKPLPMVYCGLYPSSNTDFMPLRDAIEKLWLNDSSFTFVPETSQALGFGFRCGFLGLLHMEIVQERLERESNISLVQTAPTVTYEIVTHDGTKVMVDNPEKLPPVSTIDEFREPMVEAKIILPVEYIGSIMTLASERRSKYKSTEYLSEKRAILTYEMPLGEIIFDFFDKLKSFTRGFGTLDYEFKGYVPEDLVKLDIMVAGTRVDALSCIVHRKKADSKGRNLVKKLKEDIPRHMFEVPIQAAIGSRVIARETIRAMSKNVTAKCYGGDITRKRKLLEKQKEGKKRMKNVGNVEIPQKAFLSVLAAEG
- a CDS encoding XTP/dITP diphosphatase — encoded protein: MQKSIVIGTTNQKKKEEIRKILAGIPVKLLDLENFKNPPDVVEDGATFKENAVKKARELAGFCNMWVMADDSGLEVDALDRRPGVLSSRYCGKDTGYEEKCYRLLEEMKGVAFERRTARFRCSIALADPEELLLVVEAECEGLIASAPRGIQGFGYDPIFFVPEYRQTFAELKPEVKNRVSHRALALRLFSEKLMELAG
- the lptB gene encoding LPS export ABC transporter ATP-binding protein, encoding MKLLQAIELVKTYGKKNVVNHVSFEVHAGQIAGLLGQNGAGKSTAFSMVIGMIRPSYGKVFFGGEEITHLPIYMRARLGMGFLSQEPSVFQRLTVEENILAILETLKFDYRGRKRKLNQLLGELGLTHLSKKSANTLSGGERRRLEIARAMSTSPSLILLDEPFSFIDPIAVAEIQEIVLILKDKGIGILLTDHNVREALSITDHSYIISEGSIVTSGDTAKLINDPLAKKLYFGEKFLTNDIRSPGSFKAYSGERKKKEEKADQKKSLHNL
- a CDS encoding DUF2905 domain-containing protein yields the protein MIIPELGKVILFLGILLVITGIVLIFKNNIPFPGRLPGDIVIKKKEFAFYFPVMTCIVISIILTLIFWIFGRK
- the groES gene encoding co-chaperone GroES, with the protein product MKTKPIGEKILIKRLESVEKTAGGIVLPDSAKEKPKQGTVIALGDGKLLDNGSRSKFQVKKGDTVVFSSYAGTEIMIDDDEYLLMSEDDILAIID